A single region of the Variovorax paradoxus genome encodes:
- a CDS encoding SulP family inorganic anion transporter, producing MSSPHSRLRAEWFPSIPRELMAGAVATFALIPEVIAFSFVAGVDPAVGLFASFIISIVIAFTGGRPAMVSAAAGSVALVAAPLVHAHGLPYLLAAGVLAGVMQIVFGLLRLGVLMRFVSTSVRTGFVNALAILIFAAQMPHFIGANTATWAMVGLGLAIIYLLPRITTAVPSPLVCIVVVTLVGHWLGLPLKTVADLGQLPDALPAFALLSVPMSLDTLRIIALPAFAIAMVGLLESMMTASVVDDLTDTPSSKNRECSGLGIANVAASFFGGIAGCGMIGQTVSNVRYGGRGRLSTLFAGVFLLILMVLLKPWVSQVPVAALVAIMVMVSASTFDWGSLRTLVRHPRMSSAVMLATVAVTVATDNLAAGVATGVMLSGVFFTFKVARLLHVHAEAADESGVRVYRVSGQVFFASADMLVDAFDVREIDGAPVHIDVSQAHFWDVTAVAALNKVVERLRKHSSVVNVAGLNQASRDLILRLDAAPE from the coding sequence ATGTCTTCTCCACACAGCCGCTTGCGAGCCGAATGGTTTCCGAGCATTCCGCGCGAACTGATGGCCGGCGCCGTCGCCACCTTCGCCCTCATTCCCGAAGTCATCGCCTTCTCTTTCGTGGCCGGTGTCGATCCGGCCGTCGGGCTCTTTGCTTCGTTCATCATCAGCATCGTCATTGCCTTTACCGGAGGCCGGCCGGCCATGGTTTCGGCCGCGGCGGGGTCGGTGGCGCTCGTGGCCGCACCGCTGGTGCATGCCCACGGCCTGCCGTACCTGCTGGCAGCCGGCGTGCTGGCGGGGGTCATGCAGATCGTGTTCGGCCTGCTGCGCCTCGGCGTGCTGATGCGCTTCGTTTCCACGTCGGTGCGCACGGGCTTCGTCAATGCGCTGGCCATTCTGATCTTTGCGGCGCAAATGCCGCACTTCATCGGCGCCAACACGGCCACCTGGGCCATGGTGGGGCTGGGGCTTGCCATCATCTACCTGCTGCCGCGCATCACCACGGCCGTGCCTTCGCCGCTGGTGTGCATCGTGGTGGTCACGCTCGTGGGCCATTGGCTGGGCCTGCCGCTCAAGACCGTGGCGGACCTTGGCCAGTTGCCCGACGCGCTGCCCGCCTTTGCGTTGCTGTCGGTGCCCATGTCGCTCGATACGCTGCGCATCATCGCGCTGCCGGCTTTTGCCATTGCGATGGTCGGCCTGCTCGAATCGATGATGACCGCCAGCGTGGTGGACGACCTGACCGACACGCCGAGCTCCAAGAACCGCGAATGCAGCGGCCTGGGCATTGCCAATGTCGCGGCCAGCTTCTTCGGCGGCATCGCAGGCTGCGGAATGATCGGCCAGACCGTGAGCAACGTGCGCTACGGCGGGCGCGGCCGGTTGTCCACGCTGTTCGCGGGCGTCTTCCTGCTCATACTCATGGTGCTGCTCAAGCCCTGGGTGTCGCAGGTGCCGGTGGCGGCGCTGGTCGCCATCATGGTCATGGTGTCGGCTTCCACCTTCGACTGGGGTTCTCTGCGCACGCTGGTGCGCCACCCGCGCATGTCCAGTGCCGTGATGCTCGCGACGGTGGCCGTCACGGTCGCCACCGACAACCTGGCTGCAGGCGTGGCCACCGGCGTGATGCTCAGCGGCGTGTTCTTCACGTTCAAGGTCGCGCGTCTGCTGCACGTGCATGCGGAAGCCGCCGATGAAAGCGGCGTGCGCGTCTATCGCGTGAGCGGCCAGGTGTTCTTCGCCTCGGCCGACATGCTGGTCGATGCCTTCGACGTGCGCGAGATCGACGGCGCACCCGTGCACATCGATGTGTCGCAAGCGCACTTCTGGGACGTGACCGCGGTGGCGGCGCTCAACAAGGTGGTCGAGCGGCTGCGCAAGCACAGCAGCGTGGTAAACGTCGCCGGGCTCAACCAGGCCAGCCGAGACCTTATCCTGAGGCTCGACGCGGCGCCCGAGTAG
- a CDS encoding ABC transporter substrate-binding protein, with the protein MSHPSPKLPALPRTLLSLLLCGAALGGAVSAMAAPVKVGLALDISGPFAALGAEARDGFALGIKQLGGKLGGQDVEFVQADMAGSPDQAKQLVDRMIQRDKIDIFSGPIGSNVALAVGPTLFNAKVPYLSANAGPSQFAGAQCNAFFFGTAYQNDQFHEAAGKFAQDRGFKKTVLIAPNYPAGKDALGGFKRQFKGQVADELYTKLGQIDYAAELAQLRAAKPDSIYFFLPGAMGINFIKQFVGAGLSKDITLVTSGFSADEDVIGAVGEPMLGLFNTSHWAHDLDNAANKAFVAAFRKEYNGRYPSVYAAQAYDAILAMDAAVKQAGGNAQNREAVVAALKKANYASTRGTFKYANNHFPIENFYLRVIGKDAQGKVTNKLINTVLTNYGDSYAAKCPLK; encoded by the coding sequence ATGAGCCACCCGTCCCCGAAGTTGCCCGCGCTGCCGCGCACCCTGCTTTCGCTGCTGCTCTGCGGTGCAGCCCTTGGCGGTGCGGTCTCCGCCATGGCCGCGCCGGTCAAGGTGGGCCTGGCACTCGACATTTCGGGTCCGTTCGCGGCGTTGGGCGCCGAGGCGCGCGACGGCTTTGCGCTTGGCATCAAGCAGCTGGGCGGCAAGCTCGGCGGGCAGGACGTGGAGTTTGTGCAGGCCGACATGGCCGGCAGCCCCGACCAGGCCAAGCAGCTGGTCGACCGCATGATCCAGCGCGACAAGATCGATATTTTCAGCGGTCCCATCGGCTCCAACGTGGCGCTGGCCGTCGGCCCGACGCTGTTCAACGCCAAGGTGCCCTATCTTTCGGCCAACGCCGGCCCCAGCCAGTTTGCGGGCGCACAGTGCAATGCGTTCTTCTTCGGCACCGCCTACCAGAACGACCAGTTCCATGAGGCCGCCGGCAAGTTCGCGCAGGACCGCGGCTTCAAGAAGACCGTGCTCATTGCGCCGAACTATCCCGCCGGCAAGGACGCTCTGGGCGGCTTCAAGCGCCAGTTCAAGGGCCAGGTGGCCGACGAGCTCTACACCAAGCTCGGCCAGATCGACTACGCGGCCGAGCTCGCGCAGTTGCGCGCGGCCAAGCCCGACTCGATCTACTTCTTCCTGCCCGGCGCAATGGGCATCAACTTCATCAAGCAGTTCGTCGGCGCCGGCCTCTCGAAGGACATCACGCTCGTGACCAGCGGCTTCTCGGCCGACGAGGACGTGATCGGCGCCGTGGGCGAACCGATGCTCGGCCTGTTCAACACCTCGCACTGGGCGCACGACCTGGACAACGCCGCCAACAAGGCCTTCGTGGCCGCCTTCCGAAAGGAATACAACGGCCGCTATCCATCGGTATACGCAGCGCAGGCCTATGACGCCATTCTTGCAATGGACGCCGCCGTGAAGCAGGCCGGCGGCAACGCGCAGAACCGCGAAGCCGTGGTGGCCGCACTGAAGAAGGCCAACTACGCTTCGACGCGCGGCACCTTCAAGTATGCGAACAATCACTTTCCGATCGAGAACTTCTACCTGCGCGTGATCGGCAAGGATGCGCAGGGCAAGGTCACGAACAAGCTGATCAATACCGTTCTCACGAACTACGGCGACTCGTACGCCGCAAAGTGCCCCCTCAAGTGA
- a CDS encoding branched-chain amino acid ABC transporter permease, protein MSGILVLEQLLNGLGYGLMLFLLAAGLTLVFGIMDVLNLAHGSLFMSGAYVAAEAHTRTGSFTAAIVIAVAVTVVVALLLEVLLMRRLYTRDHLAQVLATFGVILVADDIVKMTWGPSPVMAPTPAALSGPINLVDGLPYPAYRLVILAGGLLVALALYLLVNHTRIGMRVRAGASDRPMAELMGVRVGRIFNGVFLLGAALAALAGALMGPIVAVQVGMGEAILIPALVVLVIGGIGSVRGAFVAALLVGVVDTIGRAFVPMLLRATLPPATAADLGPLFAEVAMYALMVVVLIFRPSGLFSARS, encoded by the coding sequence GTGAGCGGCATCCTCGTTCTCGAGCAACTGCTCAACGGCCTCGGCTATGGGCTGATGCTGTTCCTGCTGGCGGCGGGGCTCACGCTGGTGTTCGGCATCATGGACGTGCTGAACCTGGCGCATGGCTCGCTCTTCATGTCGGGCGCCTACGTGGCCGCCGAGGCGCACACGCGCACCGGTTCGTTCACCGCAGCCATCGTCATCGCGGTGGCGGTGACGGTGGTGGTGGCGCTGCTGCTCGAAGTGCTGCTGATGCGGCGCCTGTACACACGCGACCACCTCGCGCAGGTGCTCGCCACCTTCGGCGTCATCCTGGTGGCGGACGACATCGTCAAGATGACCTGGGGGCCGTCGCCGGTGATGGCACCGACACCGGCCGCGCTGTCCGGGCCAATCAATCTGGTCGACGGCCTGCCCTACCCGGCGTATCGCCTCGTGATCCTTGCCGGCGGTCTGCTGGTGGCGCTCGCGCTGTACCTGTTGGTCAATCACACGCGCATCGGCATGCGGGTGCGCGCCGGCGCTTCAGACCGGCCGATGGCCGAGCTGATGGGTGTGCGCGTGGGCCGCATCTTCAACGGCGTGTTCCTGCTCGGCGCGGCGCTGGCTGCACTGGCCGGCGCGCTGATGGGGCCCATCGTCGCGGTGCAGGTGGGCATGGGCGAAGCCATCCTGATTCCGGCGCTGGTGGTGCTGGTGATCGGCGGCATCGGCTCGGTGCGCGGCGCCTTCGTGGCCGCCCTGCTGGTGGGCGTGGTCGACACCATCGGCCGCGCCTTCGTGCCGATGCTGCTGCGCGCCACGCTGCCGCCGGCCACGGCCGCCGACCTGGGTCCGCTGTTCGCCGAAGTGGCGATGTATGCGCTGATGGTGGTCGTCCTCATCTTCCGGCCCTCCGGCCTCTTTTCGGCGCGGTCGTGA
- a CDS encoding SDR family oxidoreductase, which produces MSPEAPQKVAIVTAGGSGMGAAAARRLADDGFRVAILSSSGKGEALAAELGGIGVTGSNQSNDDLKRLVDKVTEEWGRVDVLVNSAGHGPRAPILDITDEDWHRGMDVYLLSAVRPSRLVAPLMVKQGGGTIINISTFAAFEPDPVFPTSGVFRAGLAAFTKLFADKYAAQNVRMNNVLPGFIDSLPEKPEFRSRIPMGRYGKSSEIAAVIGFLASEGAGYITGQNLRVDGGITRSV; this is translated from the coding sequence ATGTCTCCCGAAGCCCCCCAAAAAGTAGCAATCGTCACCGCCGGCGGCAGCGGCATGGGCGCCGCCGCAGCACGCAGACTTGCGGACGACGGCTTTCGCGTAGCCATCCTCTCGTCATCGGGAAAGGGCGAAGCGCTCGCTGCCGAACTTGGTGGCATTGGCGTGACCGGCTCCAACCAGTCGAACGACGACCTGAAGCGATTGGTCGACAAGGTCACTGAAGAATGGGGCCGCGTCGACGTGCTGGTCAACAGCGCGGGCCACGGTCCACGGGCACCCATTCTCGACATTACCGATGAAGACTGGCACCGCGGAATGGATGTCTACCTGCTGAGCGCCGTGCGCCCGAGCCGCCTTGTGGCACCCCTCATGGTCAAGCAGGGCGGCGGGACCATCATCAACATCTCGACCTTCGCCGCCTTCGAGCCCGACCCTGTGTTTCCGACCTCGGGCGTGTTCCGCGCCGGCCTCGCGGCGTTTACCAAGCTCTTTGCCGACAAGTACGCCGCACAGAACGTGCGCATGAACAATGTGCTGCCAGGCTTCATCGACAGCTTGCCCGAGAAGCCCGAGTTCCGCTCGCGCATTCCGATGGGCCGCTACGGCAAGAGCAGCGAGATTGCGGCCGTCATCGGCTTTCTCGCCTCGGAAGGCGCCGGCTACATCACCGGCCAGAACCTGCGCGTGGACGGCGGCATCACCCGCTCGGTGTGA
- a CDS encoding ABC transporter ATP-binding protein — MNAATTLLDAKSVEAGYGASQVLFGIDLKIGAGEVLALLGRNGMGKSTLLKVLTGTLAPIRGSVHFGGDAIGGHKPDAIARRGVAIVPEGRHVFPNLSVDEHLRAFARPRPGSAPRWTVDALYALFPRLAERKANAGNQLSGGEQQMLAIARALSTHPRLLILDEATEGLAPVIREEIWHCIATLKAEGEAILVVDKYVQRLLPLADRHVILERGRVVWQGDSAALDADRSLWTRYLGV; from the coding sequence ATGAACGCCGCCACCACATTGCTCGACGCGAAATCCGTCGAGGCCGGCTACGGCGCCAGCCAGGTGCTGTTCGGCATCGACCTGAAGATCGGCGCGGGCGAAGTGCTCGCGCTGCTCGGCCGCAACGGCATGGGCAAGAGCACGCTGCTGAAGGTGCTGACGGGCACGCTCGCGCCGATTCGCGGCAGCGTGCATTTCGGCGGCGATGCCATCGGCGGCCACAAGCCGGATGCGATCGCGCGGCGCGGCGTCGCCATCGTGCCCGAGGGGCGGCATGTGTTTCCGAACCTCAGCGTCGACGAGCACCTGCGCGCCTTCGCACGCCCCCGGCCGGGCAGCGCACCGCGCTGGACGGTCGATGCGCTGTACGCCCTGTTTCCGCGGCTCGCGGAGCGCAAGGCCAACGCGGGCAACCAGCTTTCGGGCGGCGAGCAGCAGATGCTGGCAATTGCCCGCGCGCTCTCCACGCATCCGCGCCTGTTGATACTCGACGAGGCCACCGAGGGCCTGGCGCCGGTGATCCGCGAGGAGATCTGGCACTGCATCGCCACGCTCAAGGCCGAAGGCGAAGCGATTCTGGTGGTGGACAAGTACGTGCAGCGCCTGCTGCCACTGGCCGACCGCCATGTGATCCTGGAGCGCGGACGCGTGGTGTGGCAGGGCGACTCGGCCGCGCTCGATGCCGACCGTTCGCTCTGGACGCGCTACCTGGGCGTGTAG
- a CDS encoding ABC transporter ATP-binding protein: MSLFRIEGLVKRFGGLLATDHVNLTVERGEVHALIGPNGAGKTTLVNLITGLLKADAGRILLDEKDITGFKDHQRVAAGMSRCFQVTRVFAKETVHDNLMLAAQAHAGSSLRFMAPRANESALVERAVALAERVGLGAERHRIAGTLPHGAQRALDVALALAAEPKLLLLDEPMAGMGPDESARMVELIESLRESMAILLIEHDMDAVFRLADRLTVLVQGRVLMSGTADEVRGHPDVQAVYLGTEAEGHA, translated from the coding sequence ATGAGCCTTTTCAGAATCGAAGGGTTGGTCAAGCGCTTTGGCGGCTTGCTCGCAACCGACCATGTGAATCTGACCGTGGAGCGCGGCGAAGTGCATGCGCTCATCGGGCCGAACGGCGCGGGCAAGACCACGCTGGTGAACCTGATCACCGGGCTGCTCAAGGCCGATGCCGGGCGCATCCTGCTGGACGAGAAGGACATCACCGGCTTCAAGGACCATCAGCGCGTGGCGGCAGGGATGTCGCGCTGCTTTCAGGTCACGCGCGTGTTTGCCAAGGAAACTGTGCACGACAACCTCATGCTCGCGGCGCAGGCCCATGCGGGCAGCAGCCTGCGCTTCATGGCACCGCGTGCGAACGAGAGCGCCCTGGTGGAGCGTGCCGTGGCGCTGGCCGAACGCGTCGGCCTGGGCGCCGAACGCCATCGCATTGCGGGCACCTTGCCGCACGGTGCCCAGCGGGCGCTCGACGTGGCGCTGGCGCTTGCGGCCGAGCCCAAGCTGCTGCTGCTCGACGAACCGATGGCGGGCATGGGGCCTGACGAATCGGCGCGCATGGTGGAGCTGATCGAATCGCTGCGCGAGTCGATGGCCATCCTGTTGATCGAGCACGACATGGACGCGGTGTTCCGCCTGGCCGACCGGCTCACGGTGCTCGTGCAGGGCCGCGTGCTGATGAGCGGCACCGCCGACGAAGTGCGCGGACACCCGGACGTGCAGGCGGTGTACCTCGGTACGGAAGCAGAGGGACACGCATGA
- the atpE gene encoding F0F1 ATP synthase subunit C, with amino-acid sequence MTGFNILPLAVALLIGIAALGSCLGIALVGQKFLESSARQPEMIDALQTKFFLVAGVTDGAFIIATGIGLWFATASPFG; translated from the coding sequence ATGACCGGCTTCAACATCCTTCCGCTTGCAGTGGCCCTGCTGATCGGCATCGCGGCGCTTGGTTCCTGCCTGGGTATTGCGCTCGTCGGGCAGAAGTTTCTCGAAAGCAGCGCGCGCCAACCCGAGATGATCGACGCGCTGCAGACCAAGTTCTTTCTGGTGGCGGGCGTGACCGACGGCGCGTTCATCATCGCCACCGGCATCGGCCTGTGGTTTGCCACGGCCAGCCCCTTCGGCTGA
- a CDS encoding branched-chain amino acid ABC transporter permease encodes MKSSSRYIGLGLLFVLLAAFPLVAPLLGLDFYIGFVRRVLVVALAAASLNFILGFGGMVALGHAGFIGMGAYTVVALSDAGVMSAWVMWPLAALVAGGVAALIGTVALRTRGVYFIMTTLAFAQMLYFVVVSLRRYGGDDGYTLMSRPTLLPGIDLGNESNFYWVVLVVVALALWWLQRATQSRFGHALMGIRDNETRMRALGYPVFRLQLVAFTIAGAIAGLAGALLAGGNGFVSPATMHWTQSATLLVMVVIGGLGRSWGGPVGAIVWLLLEEFLKQHTEHWHMPLGLLLIAVALWAPKGLAALYKRRLPLTPALSPEGRGSKA; translated from the coding sequence ATGAAGTCTTCCTCACGCTATATCGGACTCGGGCTGCTCTTCGTGCTGCTCGCGGCGTTTCCGCTGGTCGCGCCGCTGCTCGGGCTCGACTTCTACATCGGCTTCGTGCGGCGCGTGCTCGTGGTGGCACTGGCGGCCGCGAGCCTCAATTTCATCCTCGGTTTCGGCGGCATGGTGGCGCTCGGGCATGCGGGCTTCATCGGCATGGGCGCGTACACGGTGGTGGCGCTCAGCGATGCGGGCGTGATGTCGGCCTGGGTGATGTGGCCGCTGGCCGCGCTGGTCGCCGGCGGGGTTGCGGCGCTCATCGGCACGGTGGCGCTGCGCACGCGCGGCGTGTACTTCATCATGACGACGCTGGCCTTTGCGCAGATGCTGTACTTCGTGGTGGTGTCGCTGCGGCGCTATGGCGGCGACGACGGCTACACGCTCATGAGCCGGCCCACGCTGCTGCCCGGAATCGACCTGGGCAACGAGTCGAACTTCTATTGGGTGGTGCTGGTCGTCGTGGCGCTTGCGCTCTGGTGGCTGCAGCGCGCAACGCAGTCGCGCTTCGGCCATGCGCTCATGGGCATTCGCGACAACGAGACGCGGATGCGTGCGCTGGGCTACCCGGTGTTCCGTCTGCAGCTCGTGGCCTTCACGATTGCCGGCGCCATTGCGGGACTGGCGGGCGCACTGCTCGCGGGCGGCAATGGGTTCGTGAGCCCGGCGACGATGCATTGGACGCAATCGGCCACGCTGCTCGTGATGGTGGTGATCGGCGGGTTGGGGCGCAGCTGGGGCGGGCCTGTGGGCGCCATCGTGTGGCTGCTGCTTGAAGAATTCTTGAAGCAGCACACGGAGCACTGGCACATGCCGCTCGGGTTGCTGTTGATTGCTGTTGCGTTGTGGGCACCCAAAGGGCTTGCTGCACTCTACAAGCGCCGCTTGCCCCTCACCCCGGCCCTCTCCCCAGAGGGGCGAGGGAGTAAAGCATGA